A window of the Canis lupus baileyi chromosome 1, mCanLup2.hap1, whole genome shotgun sequence genome harbors these coding sequences:
- the DKKL1 gene encoding dickkopf-like protein 1 isoform X3, whose protein sequence is MRSGLPARPAMWQPLVLLLLLPSALVPPSTAAPIRDADAQESSSGFLGLQSLIHGFTRLFLKDDLLRGMDSFFSAPMDFRGLPRNYHQEENQEHRLGNNTLSSHLQIDKVPKIEEKEALVPVPKAIDSFHPEPHPRVAFWIMKLPRRRSHQDIQEGGRWLSEKRHRLQAIRDGLREGSHEDSLEEGTQGSSHSKLPARKTHFLYILRPSQQL, encoded by the exons CCTCCCGGCCCGCCCCGCAATGTGGCAACCTctggtcctgctgctgctgctcccctctGCCCTGGTGCCCCCCTCCACTGCAGCCCCCATCCGCGATGCTGACGCCCAGGAGAGCTCCTCGGGTTTTCTAGGCCTCCAGAGCCTAATCCATGGCTTCACCCGGCTTTTCCTGAAA GATGACTTGCTGCGGGGCATGGACAGCTTCTTCTCAGCCCCCATGGACTTCCGAGGCCTCCCCAGAAACTACCACCAAGAAGAGAACCAGGAGCACCGGCTGGGGAACAACACTCTCTCTAGCCACCTACAGATCGACAAG GTACCCAAGATAGAGGAGAAGGAAGCCCTGGTGCCTGTCCCGAAAGCCATCGACAGCTTCCACCCAGAACCCCATCCCCGAGTGGCCTTCTGGATAATGAAGCTGCCACGGCGGAGGTCCCACCAGGACATTCAGGAGGGTGGCCGCTGGCTCAGCGAGAAGCGACACCGCCTGCAGGCCATCCGGGATGGGCTCCGGGAGGGGAGTCACGAGGACAGCCTTGAAGAGGGGACCCAGGGGTCCTCCCACTCCAAGCTGCCAGCCCGCAAGACCCACTTCCTGTACATCCTCAGGCCCTCTCAGCAGCTATAG
- the DKKL1 gene encoding dickkopf-like protein 1 isoform X1: MRSGLPARPAMWQPLVLLLLLPSALVPPSTAAPIRDADAQESSSGFLGLQSLIHGFTRLFLKDDLLRGMDSFFSAPMDFRGLPRNYHQEENQEHRLGNNTLSSHLQIDKVTDNKTGEVLISKQVVASIEPGEGSLEGDWKVPKIEEKEALVPVPKAIDSFHPEPHPRVAFWIMKLPRRRSHQDIQEGGRWLSEKRHRLQAIRDGLREGSHEDSLEEGTQGSSHSKLPARKTHFLYILRPSQQL; this comes from the exons CCTCCCGGCCCGCCCCGCAATGTGGCAACCTctggtcctgctgctgctgctcccctctGCCCTGGTGCCCCCCTCCACTGCAGCCCCCATCCGCGATGCTGACGCCCAGGAGAGCTCCTCGGGTTTTCTAGGCCTCCAGAGCCTAATCCATGGCTTCACCCGGCTTTTCCTGAAA GATGACTTGCTGCGGGGCATGGACAGCTTCTTCTCAGCCCCCATGGACTTCCGAGGCCTCCCCAGAAACTACCACCAAGAAGAGAACCAGGAGCACCGGCTGGGGAACAACACTCTCTCTAGCCACCTACAGATCGACAAG GTGACAGACAACAAAACAGGAGAGGTGCTGATCTCCAAGCAGGTGGTGGCATCCATTGAGCCGGGAGAGGGGAGTTTGGAGGGTGACTGGAAG GTACCCAAGATAGAGGAGAAGGAAGCCCTGGTGCCTGTCCCGAAAGCCATCGACAGCTTCCACCCAGAACCCCATCCCCGAGTGGCCTTCTGGATAATGAAGCTGCCACGGCGGAGGTCCCACCAGGACATTCAGGAGGGTGGCCGCTGGCTCAGCGAGAAGCGACACCGCCTGCAGGCCATCCGGGATGGGCTCCGGGAGGGGAGTCACGAGGACAGCCTTGAAGAGGGGACCCAGGGGTCCTCCCACTCCAAGCTGCCAGCCCGCAAGACCCACTTCCTGTACATCCTCAGGCCCTCTCAGCAGCTATAG
- the DKKL1 gene encoding dickkopf-like protein 1 isoform X2 — protein sequence MWQPLVLLLLLPSALVPPSTAAPIRDADAQESSSGFLGLQSLIHGFTRLFLKDDLLRGMDSFFSAPMDFRGLPRNYHQEENQEHRLGNNTLSSHLQIDKVTDNKTGEVLISKQVVASIEPGEGSLEGDWKVPKIEEKEALVPVPKAIDSFHPEPHPRVAFWIMKLPRRRSHQDIQEGGRWLSEKRHRLQAIRDGLREGSHEDSLEEGTQGSSHSKLPARKTHFLYILRPSQQL from the exons ATGTGGCAACCTctggtcctgctgctgctgctcccctctGCCCTGGTGCCCCCCTCCACTGCAGCCCCCATCCGCGATGCTGACGCCCAGGAGAGCTCCTCGGGTTTTCTAGGCCTCCAGAGCCTAATCCATGGCTTCACCCGGCTTTTCCTGAAA GATGACTTGCTGCGGGGCATGGACAGCTTCTTCTCAGCCCCCATGGACTTCCGAGGCCTCCCCAGAAACTACCACCAAGAAGAGAACCAGGAGCACCGGCTGGGGAACAACACTCTCTCTAGCCACCTACAGATCGACAAG GTGACAGACAACAAAACAGGAGAGGTGCTGATCTCCAAGCAGGTGGTGGCATCCATTGAGCCGGGAGAGGGGAGTTTGGAGGGTGACTGGAAG GTACCCAAGATAGAGGAGAAGGAAGCCCTGGTGCCTGTCCCGAAAGCCATCGACAGCTTCCACCCAGAACCCCATCCCCGAGTGGCCTTCTGGATAATGAAGCTGCCACGGCGGAGGTCCCACCAGGACATTCAGGAGGGTGGCCGCTGGCTCAGCGAGAAGCGACACCGCCTGCAGGCCATCCGGGATGGGCTCCGGGAGGGGAGTCACGAGGACAGCCTTGAAGAGGGGACCCAGGGGTCCTCCCACTCCAAGCTGCCAGCCCGCAAGACCCACTTCCTGTACATCCTCAGGCCCTCTCAGCAGCTATAG